From Lolium perenne isolate Kyuss_39 chromosome 5, Kyuss_2.0, whole genome shotgun sequence, a single genomic window includes:
- the LOC127301428 gene encoding exocyst complex component EXO70B1, protein MDGSAAAELERAERVVMRWDSTASASTGGGSGDDQMLFDGSGDRAEAERFLQAVDDLRRLAPPSPGNGTGSSPPRRSSSAGGGSSGAVQVAMARLEDEFRHVLATRAVDLEIEVLADLTSSLSMTSDRTSFSAESADREPAPPARGNDDDDENSNSRSSCVGRRSSYRSMTSIREIDLFPADAISDLAAIAARMAAAGYGRECVQVYASVRKPAVDSALRRLGVEKLTIGEVQRLAWGVVQPKIRTWIRAARAIVRGVFASERRLCFLVFHGLNLSNPTTTVTTHAPTTTTTPSAPFTETVKGAALQLFGFAEAISIGRRSPEKLFKIIDLHDAVSDLLPDVSDIFAASKAGDSICVQAAEIRTRLADAVRGILSEFENAVFRDLTKTPVPGGTLHPLTRYVMNYIILISDYRATLSQLILARPSASSRVAAEGNDLTPAFPDLDLADPDSLLPLATHLIWIIVLLEHNLEAKASLYKDVALYHLFLMNNVHYIVHKIKDSPELWGLIGDVYLKQLTGKFRLAATAYQRSAWLKILNCLRDEGLHVSGGFSSGISKSALRERFKSFNAAFEEAHRIQSGWHVPDKQLREELRISIAEKLLPAYRSFLGRFRHHIENGKHPELYIKYSVDDLEISVSDFFEGSPPPPNSRRRSHG, encoded by the coding sequence ATGGACGGATCCGCCGCCGCGGAGCTGGAGAGGGCGGAGCGGGTGGTGATGCGGTGGGACTCCACCGCGTCCGCGTCCACGGGGGGCGGCAGCGGAGACGACCAGATGCTGTTCGACGGCAGCGGGGACCGGGCGGAGGCGGAGCGGTTCCTCCAGGCGGTGGACGACCTGCGCCGCCTGGCGCCGCCgtcccccggcaacggcaccggcAGCAGCCCGCCGCGCCGCAGCTCCTCGGCGGGCGGCGGCTCCAGCGGCGCCGTGCAGGTGGCGATGGCGCGGCTGGAGGACGAGTTCCGGCACGTGCTGGCCACGCGCGCGGTCGACCTGGAGATCGAGGTGCTGGCCGACCTCACCTCCTCCCTCTCCATGACCAGCGACCGGACCAGCTTCTCCGCCGAGTCCGCCGACAGGGAGCCCGCGCCGCCGGCGCGGGgaaacgacgacgacgacgagaacTCCAACTCCCGGTCCTCCTGCGTCGGCCGCCGCAGCAGCTACCGCTCCATGACCAGCATCCGCGAGATCGACCTCTTCCCCGCCGACGCCATCTCCGACCTGGCCGCCATCGCCGCCCGCATGGCCGCCGCGGGGTACGGCCGCGAGTGCGTCCAGGTCTACGCCTCCGTCCGCAAGCCCGCCGTCGACTCCGCGCTCCGCCGCCTCGGCGTCGAGAAGCTCACCATCGGGGAGGTCCAGCGACTCGCGTGGGGCGTGGTCCAGCCCAAGATCCGCACCTGGATCCGCGCCGCCCGCGCCATCGTCCGCGGCGTATTCGCCAGCGAGCGCCGCCTCTGCTTCCTCGTCTTCCACGGCCTCAACCTCTCCAatcccaccaccaccgtcaccacccacgctcccaccaccaccacaaccccatccgcccccttcaccgagaCCGTCAAGGGCGCCGCGCTGCAGCTCTTCGGCTTCGCCGAGGCCATCAGCATCGGCCGCCGCTCGCCCGAGAAGCTCTTCAAGATCATCGACCTGCACGACGCGGTCTCCGATCTGCTGCCCGACGTCTCCGACATCTTCGCCGCCTCCAAGGCGGGGGACTCGATATGCGTGCAGGCCGCCGAGATCAGGACGCGCCTGGCCGACGCCGTGCGCGGGATACTCTCCGAGTTCGAGAACGCCGTGTTCCGCGACCTCACCAAAACTCCCGTGCCCGGCGGCACGCTCCACCCCCTCACACGCTATGTGATGAACTACATCATCCTCATTTCAGACTACAGGGCCACGCTCTCTCAGCTCATCCTGGCGAGACCATCAGCTAGCTCGCGTGTCGCGGCCGAGGGCAATGATCTCACACCGGCATTTCCTGACCTCGACCTTGCTGATCCTGACAGCCTGTTGCCGCTTGCTACTCATCTTATATGGATTATCGTGCTTCTTGAGCACAACCTTGAAGCCAAAGCGTCGCTCTACAAGGATGTGGCACTCTATCACTTGTTCCTGATGAACAATGTGCACTATATTGTGCACAAGATAAAGGACTCGCCTGAGCTCTGGGGGCTTATCGGGGATGTGTACTTGAAGCAGCTCACGGGTAAGTTCCGGTTGGCGGCCACAGCTTACCAGCGTAGTGCTTGGCTTAAGATCCTGAATTGTCTGAGAGACGAGGGTCTCCATGTCAGCGGTGGCTTCTCATCAGGGATATCCAAATCAGCGCTTCGGGAGCGGTTCAAGTCTTTCAATGCTGCGTTCGAGGAGGCGCATAGGATCCAGTCTGGGTGGCATGTGCCTGACAAGCAGCTGAGGGAAGAGCTCAGGATCTCAATAGCAGAGAAGCTTCTCCCAGCGTACCGATCTTTCCTTGGTCGCTTCCGGCACCATAtagagaatgggaagcacccagagTTGTACATCAAATACTCAGTCGATGACCTTGAGATATCTGTATCAGATTTCTTCGAGGGCTCTCCTCCTCCGCCCAATAGCAGGAGGAGGTCCCATGGATGA
- the LOC127301426 gene encoding uncharacterized protein produces MAADTAAVRLLAVAVVALFCLGEASVHEYSGLGFLNKGNAFILHAGSEGLYAPVSPANATAEDENDDSAAVPDAFIRLDKITFKRPEEAVDSVKEASSAKVQILVFEIEDREMIGGSAYGGQKAICCTSDLAKLGACGEGSVIYRPSKLNPGWPQLLVASFDGSDLIATLPSRTIPVRKTGMYNMYFIHCDPSLAGLEIEGKTIWKNPTGYLPGRMAPLKNFFGLMSFAFVILGIYWFYQYMKFWREVLPLQNCITLVITLGMLEMALWYFEYAEFNDTGVRAKAITFWAVTFGTVKRTVARLIILIVSMGYGVVRPTLGGLTSKVIMLGGTFFVATEILELVENLGTVNDLSGKARLFLVYPVAILDASFIVWIFISLAKTLSQLQARRLMAKLDIYRKFTIALGITVLVSIAWIGYEIYFKSTDVFNERWQYAWIIPAFWHALSFSLLCVISYLWAPSQSSMRFTNDASEKFDREDSLSLIRPRPIVSKNGWSVASTPDAKATKDMNTVTTSFDEDDEENKRE; encoded by the exons ATGGCTGCCGACACGGCGGCCGTACGcctcctcgccgtcgccgtcgtggcGCTCTTCTGCCTCGGCGAGGCCTCGGTGCACGAGTACAGCGGCCTCGGCTTCCTCAACAAGGGCAATGCTTTCATCCTCCACGCCGGCAGCGAGGGCCTCTACGCCCCCGTCTCCCCCGCCAATGCCACCGCCGAGGACGAAAACGACGACTCCGCCGCGGTGCCCGACGCATTCATCAG GCTTGACAAGATTACATTTAAAAGACCAGAGGAGGCTGTTGATTCTGTGAAGGAGGCTAGCTCAGCGAAGGTTCAGATACTTGTCTTTGAAATAGAAGACCGTGAAATGATCGGTGGATCAGCATACGGAGGTCAGAAAGCAATTTGTTGTACATCAGATCTTGCAAAGTTAGGAGCTTGTGGTGAAGGCTCGGTCATCTACCGCCCATCAAAGCTGAATCCTGGCTGGCCACAGTTGCTTGTCGCTTCTTTTGATGGAAGTGATCTGATTGCAACACTACCATCAAGGACCATTCCTGTGAGAAAAACTGGGATGTACAATATGTACTTCATACACTGTGACCCGTCACTTGCTGGGCTGGAGATCGAGGGGAAAACCATCTGGAAAAATCCTACTGGGTACCTTCCGGGTCGGATGGCACCTTTGAAGAACTTTTTTGGACTGATGTCTTTTGCTTTCGTGATACTTGGTATCTATTGGTTCTACCAGTACATGAAGTTCTGGCGAGAGGTTCTTCCACTTCAGAACTGTATTACTCTTGTTATTACACTGGGCATGCTTGAGATGGCATTGTGGTATTTCGAATATGCTGAGTTCAATGATACTGGAGTTCGGGCGAAGGCCATCACATTCTGGGCTGtaactttcgggactgtcaaaagaACAGTTGCTCGTCTTATTATTCTCATTGTCTCAATGGGGTATGGAGTTGTGAGGCCTACTTTGGGTGGTCTGACATCAAAAGTTATCATGCTAGGAGGAACATTCTTTGTAGCTACAGAAATTCTTGAGCTGGTAGAAAATCTCGGTACTGTGAATGATCTATCAGGAAAAGCTCGGCTGTTCTTGGTCTATCCTGTGGCTATCTTGGATGCTTCTTTCATTGTTTGGATATTTATTTCTCTAGCAAAGACCCTTAGCCAACTTCAG gcaagaaGGTTGATGGCCAAACTTGATATTTATAGGAAATTCACAATTGCATTGGGTATAACTGTTCTAGTGTCTATTGCCTGGATTGGCTACGAG ATTTACTTCAAATCAACAGATGTGTTCAATGAGCGGTGGCAGTATGCATGGATAATTCCTGCTTTCTGGCATGCCCTATCATTCTCACTTCTTTGCGTCATTTCCTACTTGTGGGCACCTTCTCAGAGCTCAATGAG ATTTACCAACGATGCAAGTGAAAAGTTCGACCGAGAGGACAGCCTATCACTGATAAGGCCAAGGCCCATTGTTTCCAAGAACGGATGGAGTGTAGCATCCACACCAGATGCTAAAGCAACCAAGGACATGAATACCGTGACAACGTCTTTCGATGAAGACGATGAAGAAAACAAAAGGGAGTAA